In Antechinus flavipes isolate AdamAnt ecotype Samford, QLD, Australia chromosome 3, AdamAnt_v2, whole genome shotgun sequence, a genomic segment contains:
- the LOC127558164 gene encoding uncharacterized protein LOC127558164 yields the protein MSGYSSNRSTNSLNIPYLGSSFYSSGSSRPGSPKKIQPKAMGCPGRPFCSVCPSRSELCSSPNKGSRKVPLNPCCGPKADDPSSEDSDPSKKPACRGRPHCMLCMDRPRNTTFLDCLIEGIDYLDRSLNNEALSDKPGSSKPTSSKTPVKEVVKGDTTSKANLATKKSVSKTSQTSPTSLQRFSGRSGGRHGLGGPLSSKSGSTSLQDDPWMGASIKISHIPKIWESIQAGWAAKPDPKAALWW from the coding sequence ATGTCTGGATACAGCTCCAATCGCTCAACTAATTCCCTTAACATCCCCTACCTGGGTAGTTCCTTCTACAGTTCCGGCTCAAGTCGTCCTGGTAGCCCCAAGAAAATCCAACCCAAAGCCATGGGTTGTCCCGGTCGTCCGTTTTGTTCCGTCTGTCCCAGCCGTAGTGAGCTCTGTAGCTCACCAAACAAGGGTTCCAGGAAAGTCCCTTTGAACCCGTGCTGTGGCCCCAAGGCTGATGACCCTTCCAGTGAGGATTCTGACCCATCCAAAAAGCCAGCATGCCGGGGCCGCCCTCACTGCATGCTCTGCATGGACCGTCCTCGAAACACAACCTTCTTGGACTGTCTCATTGAAGGCATAGATTACCTGGACCGTTCCCTGAATAACGAAGCTCTCTCAGACAAGCCGGGCAGCTCCAAACCCACTTCCAGCAAAACTCCCGTAAAGGAAGTGGTGAAGGGGGATACCACCAGCAAGGCGAACTTAGCCACCAAAAAATCCGTGAGTAAGACATCCCAGACCAGCCCCACCTCTCTGCAACGCTTCAGTGGCCGATCTGGCGGCAGACACGGCCTTGGCGGTCCGTTATCTTCCAAGTCGGGGTCCACCAGTTTGCAGGACGATCCTTGGATGGGGGCGAGCATCAAGATCAGTCATATCCCCAAGATATGGGAGAGCATTCAGGCAGGGTGGGCTGCGAAGCCTGACCCCAAGGCGGCCCTGTGGTGGTGA